GCGATGCTCGCCGATCTTCCCGTTCGGTGGTGGTTACCCGATCGCCGAAAACCGTCTCGTGCAAGGGCTCTGGCGCATAAACCAGTGCATCCAGTTCGCTGACATGAATGAGTCCATCGCCGTGGGTTCGTGGCATAAGTGGATTGACCTGCGCAATGACATGTTCGGCTGTATTGACGGCGGCTCGGGCGATATCCACAGAGGTGCCAAGGGATACGAAGCCATGCGCATCCGGCTCCGATACCTGCACCAACGCCACATCCAGGGGCATGATACCGGTGCGGAAGAGATCCGGGATTTCGCTGAGAAAGACCGGAATGTGATCGGCACGCCCTTCGTTCACTGCGGGACGGATCGGTTCGGAAACAAAGAATGAATTGATGTTGAAGTTGCCCTCATACCGGGATTCGGCTATCGGGAAGTCCCCCAGTACACTGATACAGACGATTTCCACGTCCTTTAGTCGTGGAGCTTCCCCGGCCAGTGCCCGTACAAGATGGGTAGGAGTCGCCGCGCTGCCGTGAATGAAGACCCGCTGACCGGATTGGACTACCTGGAGCGCCTCCGAAGCCGGGAGGTAATCTACTTTGTATTGCATAATGCGGGCAAAGATATTCCGAACTCCTGAATCGGCTCTGACCTTCATCAGGGAGAAACGTTGGAAAAGGTCGTGTACATCATATCCGTATCTTTCGGACATGACAGCGGATGACTATATCCGGTACTTTCACATGATTGCCCATCCGGAGGAGGGTACTTTGGAGAGACCTTCCGAAGTGCAACGAATATCTGCTTGGCTGACTTTGACAGTGACCGATCACTTGCCACCAGCATTCTTTTTCTGCTGAAAGCGGGTCAGTCCTCTGCCTTGCATCGGATTAAAAGCGATGAACTTTGGTATTATCACGATGGCGAAGGACTGGAATTGTGGAAATCGATGAACAGGGCAGGGAAGTGGTGACACGGCTGGGAAAGCGTTGTTTCGACGGCGGAAGTCTTGCAACATGTCGTACCTGCAGGTCGATGGTTCGGGGCCAGGTTGGCGGCTGAAGGGTCTTTCTGCCTGGTGGGTTGTCAGGTCAGCCCCGGATTCGACTTTAGGGATTTTGAATTGAAGTGAGCATTTTTGCACCCCGGAATATCAACTATTGATTCAAACACTATGAGCCTTCACATAAACGCTGAAAAGGGAAGCATCGCACCCATCGTTCTACTCCCGGGCGATCCGCTTCGCGCTAAGTACATCGCCGAGAACTGGTTGAAGGATCCAAAGCTGGTCAGCACCACGCGGAACATGTTCTACTTTACCGGTGAGTACAAAGGCAAGCGCGTCACCGTAGGTGGAAGCGGAATGGGCTGTCCGTCCATCGGAATCTACTCCTTCGAACTCTATACCGAATATCAGGTCGAGACCATTATCCGGATCGGAACGGCCGGTTCTTACCTCCCGAATCTGAAGACCTACGAGTTGGTAAACGCCGAGTTTGCCTGCAGTGAATCGACCTACGCGCACAACGCTTTCGGCTTCGAAGGCAATAAGATGGTCCACCAGGGACCAGCGTTTGAACGGATCAATGAAGCCGCTCGTCGGTTGAACCAGCCGGTGCATGCCGGAACGATTCATTCCAACGATGTTTTTACAGAGCCAGCAAGGAGTTGCCCGAGATCGTCCTGAACACAACTGCCTGGCGGTGGAAATGGAGGCGTTCGCCCTCTTTGCCAATGCCCGTTACCTGAAAAAGACCGCTGGCACCTTGCTGACAATTTCCGACGTAATTCCGACCGGCGAAGTCATCAGCCCAGAAGCAAGGAAAAATCACTCAAGCCGATGATCGAGCTGGCTTTGGAGGCCTGTGTTGAGCTTTGAGTCCGGACTTTTCCGTAAGGATCGTCACTTCCCGATACAGAACTTGGAAAAAATGTTGTCCAGGAGGTCGTCGGTGCTGATTTCCCCGGTGATCTCGCCCAGGTGATGCAAGGCGACCCGCAGGTCACTGGCGATAAAATCGTGCGTAACTCCGGAATCGAGACCGGCAAGTACCCTTTCAAGTGCAGCTTCGGTCTGCTGCAAAGCAAGTGCGTGCCGGGCGTTGCTCACGATCGTGTCGCCGCTTTGCAACCGTTCGGCGTCAACCGCCGACAGCAAGCGTTCTTCTAATACAGTGAGTCCCGATCCGGATTTTCCAGAAAAAAATGACTTCAGGATAGTTCTTGAATTCCTTTTCTAGCGCTTCGGGTTGGCTGCCGTCGGACTTGTTTCCGACAAGCAACAGACGGAACGTGTCACTGCCGGCTAATTTTCGTAACGCTTCGAGTTCCAATTGCAGCGAGCCGGCAGTCGTTTCGGTAACGTCAAACAGGTAGAGCAGGAGCGGAGATTGCCGGATCTTGTCCAGCGTACGCTCCACACCGATCCGTTCGATCGTATCGCTGGTATCCCGGATCCCTGCGGTGTCGATGAAACGAAACCGTATTCCCTGGAGGCTGAGCTCTTCTTCGATCGTATCGCGGGTCGTTCCGGCTATGTCGCTGACGATGGCGCGTTCTTCCCGCAGCAGCGTATTGAGGAGAGTTGACTTGCCCACATTCGGTTTTACCCGCGATAACGACCGGGATGCCATTCCGCAAGACATTGCCCAGTTCGAACGAGCGAATCAAGGCGTCCAATTGGCCACATAAACGCTTGACCAGACCGCGCATTTGTTCGCGGTTGGCGAATTCAACATCTTCTTCGGAAAATCCAGTTCCAATTCAATCAGGGATGCAAAGTGGATGAGTTCAGCACGCAGGTCTTTGATCTTCCTGCTGAAACCTCCGCGCATCTGTTGCAAGGCCACGCGATGGGCAGCAGCCGAACCACTCGCGATGAGATCGGCGACCGCTTCGGCCTGCGACAGATCCAATTTTCCATTCAGAAAGGCGCGAAGCGTATACTCTCCCGGTTCAGCCAACCGTGCCCCTTGCTGGCAAAGCGCCTGCAAGAGTTGTTGCTGGATGAATGGTGAACCATGACAGGAAAATTCCAGGGTATCTTCACCCGTGTAGGAGTGAGGACCGCGAAAACGGCAACGAGAACTTCGTCCAGGACCGCATCGTCGAAATGAAATTCACCAGAAGTGCAGGCTATAGCCCGGTTGGTCCTGCAACGACTTTATTGACCGGGATTTTGCACGAAACACCCGGTCACCGAT
The window above is part of the Bacteroidota bacterium genome. Proteins encoded here:
- a CDS encoding cupin domain-containing protein, whose translation is MQHVVPAGRWFGARLAAEGSFCLVGCQVSPGFDFRDFELK
- a CDS encoding cupin domain-containing protein, whose amino-acid sequence is MCLADFDSDRSLATSILFLLKAGQSSALHRIKSDELWYYHDGEGLELWKSMNRAGKW